Part of the Zea mays cultivar B73 chromosome 4, Zm-B73-REFERENCE-NAM-5.0, whole genome shotgun sequence genome is shown below.
ggttgttgatgaggaggatgatgaggtgcaaaatgataatgacttagtaatccttgaaggcaatgatgaggttgcgtcttccgatggtgttgagattgaaatgcttgatagtgatgatgagagttatgatccggctaaccccgacacatatgaagattatttttaatcgatgtaatgctatatgactttttatttcgcacctgtttttaaatacatctttttatatgtgcttatttgtttactcttaattgcaggttgttgaacAAATATGGTGGgtggtttcctgaggaggaggagggggaggagtaggacggcggacgatgcagagcaggcagcgcagcaacacgaggcagagcaggcagcgcagcagcaggcggcgcctcaggacgacgatgaccagcagcaggacgacgacgaccagcagcaggacgcctcaggttcaggcggctctagttcgaggagcatctacctgcgaggccccgcgagtctcccgccgcgtcccatacttcgggacagacggccgttgattcggccggaaggggagaggtatgtaactttatgttcttcattcttgttcatattatgtgttcaaaatcataatataaactaatactttttatttatcacttggacaggtcttggacggttttggattatgctgggggtcatcgtcgccccccaacaacatcctcggctTGCTgtacagggaacacttccctggacttgtggagtacgccggagtgacgggcccagccttcaccttcgaccactacgtcgtcgcccccgatgcagtagaccgggacgacagggaattcaataacaaggcggagcgggtgaagcaagagctgtgggtaagtcttagtataatataaaatatgtcgcattcgttgcaaattcttgaaataatgtatggatacatcgtttttgtatgcaggatttcttcagatgcgatgctggatacgaggctagggcggatgtggtggccaccacgtgctgtaagaagctcgtcgtggacatgcactatgaggcccgcatccaggccatcatcacctaccacggctccgtccttggggagaaggtgaccaaacctcaagcccgaaccatgtcgttgaccagggagcagtacctgcaggtaaagtcatgcatgtttggtaccagtactccatgcatgaattttattttatcttctgatatgcactttatgtgtttactttgcaggtgattccacattggtgcgccgcacatcctctgtgctgggagcagatggtggataggtggtgttcggctgagtgggacgaggcgcacacagctagccgggaacggcgtttgcagatgcaaggcccctcgcaccaccaaggcagccggagcctgggccaatatgccgaagcatgggtacgccaccttttttatttagatatatagcactaagttagatattatttctaactatctcgttggttttcgttgcagtcggcgtcacatggtggcaggccttgttccaccttctcggcctatgctatggcccataagggtaaggcgacgtccgacgtcacctacaacccggatgacgggcccgaggcctacaccaaccccgccgtctacagccgcctccatgactacaccgccatggcgcaggaggtccatggcccagactatgatccgagcaccgagcctatcgaccccgatgtgctcatgagggtcggaggaggcaagagacatgggcggtactagattgccgacggggcaatcgactcgtcctccactcccactctgtctcaggtgagagcaaggagcacgggctcgagcccagccattcgacctcggcacgacagctcacagcatcgcatacagcaactcgaggttagtgcttctgtaactcgtccttcctttagttatatacctagtctttgagttactataacgttggcttgtaatattacagacccaactagaagagatggaggcgaggataatggcggagcgggcggcggctgatcagaggatggcagagatgttccagtacatgcagagccttggcgccgcacagggcatcgctccgccacctccattgttccccccagttgaccctactctcttccacactcctgtgagtatcaaaattgtagttagatgtttgtaatgcatctggtataacacatgctatctcttctctgtgcagggccaatctggggcggcatccaacaaccctccggaagggttcagcccaacgcaaccccggccaaaccgcccacctccatgagtcattgttttagacttcagaacttatgtatattacttatgtttctgtttgatacttatgtgagagcttgcgacgtttgagacttatgtttgtgtttaatacttgtgttgaacacttatgtttgtgatggatatttatgtttgtggtcacggttttatgtttgtgttggctatttatgtctgtgatgatatttgtgatgtatatatgtgatatatatgtgatatcttctgtttgtgtggatggaaaacaaaaaacaaataaaaaaggtacatactggtcactttgccgagtgtaacactcggcaaagagcctctttgccgagtgtctgggtcataacactcggcaaagagcacagacctgggcaccggcttaggttctttgccgagtgttatgtcgctggcactcggcaaagaggtcggcgttgccgagtgccgcacagaacactcggcaaagagcctgacatggggaccctccctggcgggctctttgccgagtgtcccaactggcactcgacaaagaaggcggctttgccgagtgctgccaggaggacactcggcaaagatatcttcgttgccgagtgtcaccgttgacactcgacaaagccgccgtctccgtcaaccggcgctgtaacggtcgcttttctttgccgagtgctccctgacactcagcaaagatgcccgagaaaaagtactcggcaaagaagtctttgccgatgcactgtttgccgagccttctttgccgagtgtaacactcggtaaagcctttgccgagtgtttttaagacttcgccgagtgcttccggcactcggcgaagctattgattccggtagtgagaaATCAAAATCGCACGCTTGTATCAGCAAGTTTCTCGTTTCTCGTAGAGCGAGGTGAGGCGTCTCTCGCCACGAAAGAAGACAAAACACCCCACATTtccaaaaagaaagaaagaatttAGATTTGAATGTACATCGGCCAGGGGATCCTCATTACTTGGATTATCATCACCGCTCCATTCTCTGCTACTGTCATCTCCGGCTCCTTGCACGGCGCGCAAAGAACAAAGAAAGACGGCGAAGGAGACTCTCCGTAGTCCGTACACGTCTGAGGGAATGGAAACTCCACAgagcatccatctgatgaatccgATCTCGTGCGTACGAAAACCTGCAGAGCTCCCTGCAAACCACCCACTGCACTGCACCCTGGACTGCGGTCGTaccctgccacatataataagaaAACTCAAAGGAACAAGCGCATATCACACGAACAAAATTGATTGGACGATCCAGAAACGCGCGAGCTTCTGTGCTGCTTACCTTGATCGATCTACTACCACCTCTTTAGCCTAACTGAACACCCAGAAAAAAAAAAGCACAGAAGGACGACTGACTGAGAGACCGGACCACACACACCATCTGAAAGGCCCTGCATGAGAAGACGAGGCCATCGTGTAGCCAAAGAGAAGAACCTGCCGGACGGACGATTCCTCGCAGTTTGCTGCGCGCGGCagcacatgcatgcatgcacacgTAGTACGTACACacatatgcatgcatgcatgcatgcggcGTGATGTGTTTCCCGGCCGGTCAGGGACGAACGAGAGAGGCATATGTCGGCCGGCAAGTCATCCTTGGCTACATAACGAAACGCACAGCCTCATCCCCACATGCAAGCGCCCTCAGATGATCATACTACGTAGTATACATATATATGTGGCGAACTGCACGCATGCAGCAGCTAGAGCTAGCTGATCGGTGATGGACGTACATAGCCAGTCATTGCGTCACCTGCCGGCCGCTTGCTAACTATATAAACTGATCGATCGGTGAGCATGCGTGCAGTTGAGCACACGATCGAGCTGCTGGCAACGAGATGACGCACGGAACACGGTGACGCATGCATGGATGGAGAAAGAGGAGAACTACACCGGAggtaggagagagagagagagagagagagagagagagagagagagagagagagagagctcccTGGCCTCCTGCTACATGATGCTAGCTATAGCTGTGAAGCAATGCAAAAGCTTCGTCGTCTTGCAAGACGAGACAAGCAGCTGAAGCTGGTAACGACATATACATGTGGGTGTTGTGGCGTTAGCCGATGAATATGCATGTGCATGCCTGCGTTTCCCTGAGTTCTTCGATCGGGCTAGTATATATGGGGGGAGAGCGAGCGAGAGAAGAATGAAGGTTGGTACGGGTGAGCGCCTAGCCATAAAGGAAGGAAGTAGCGCATGTAATAAAGCGAGGTGGCGCTGACGAGATGTGTCTTTAAGCGTGTTGGGTGCACACACTGCTTGCAGCGCGCAGCACGGGCACGGCCCGGCCCCCTGCCCCTGGCCTGCATGGATGGATTTGACGCTGCGGTACTGACAGGTCTACCGGACTAGAAGGCCGGCCGCTAGCTAGCTCATTGACAATTTGACGTTGCGATTTCTTGTGATGGATCGATGGATAGATCAGGTACGTACCGTTGCCTTTGCCTATGTGTGGCTATGTTTACGTACCACTAGTCCTTACAAGGGAACGTCTGGTCTATGCCACTTTTTTTTTATGCGGTACATGCATGTGCGCTGCTGTGCTGTGCCCTCGTcacaatcatcatcatcatcatgcaCGGGACGAAaacgcaagaagaagaagaagaagaagaagaagaagaagaggcgaaaTCAAAATATGCCGCGCGCATGCATGCTCTCTGCATTCCATCCGATCCTTCACGAGAAAGTACGCTGCTGCATTATGCACGTAAGTTTGCCTTGTCGTTTTGTGCGTGGGCTCATATCTTATCTCATGTAAGGTATGTAACAGAGGGTTCATGTTCATGCGCATCAGTATtcagtactccctccgtttctttttatttgtcgctggatagactatctagcgacaaataaaaagaaacggagggagtactacgGTGACGAATGTAAAATGTAGCAGCACCACCGTACCGGCGGCAGTAAAATATATGAAGTGAATCAGACCTCCCTCCCCTGTAAGATCCGAGTCCACGATCACGGAGAAAGAAAAAGTTGGGAGCCCCGTACGTCCAATAGAAGCTCGAAAGGCTAGCGGCTACGTTGTACAACATGCACCACAGATCTCCGCGGAACCGACGACACGTGTCACGTCATGTTGCGCAACAGACAGCCTAGCTACGACGAATCTATACTAGTCCTACGTACTGTACTGTACTGTACTGTAATTCTGAAGGCTGAAGCGTACAGTACTGTGACGGCCCCTGTCTCCGCGGACGCCTTTTTGCTTTTTTCCCCCAGTCAGTTTCGATGAAACAGTACGAGATACATCATCATACATCGAAACATGACACTGCTCAATATCTCTCTGCTCCGGCCTATAGTTGGCTTGCACGATTACTTTGCATGCAGTTCAATATCTCTCTGCTCCGGCCTATAGTTGGCTTGCACGATTTATGCGTGGGGGTAAATGTACCTTAGCTTGCTGGAGGATTAAATTCGATAATTCATGTGGAGGACGTACGTACCTCAACACTGAACTAGCTTTATTTCAGGATCTTCATCGGAAGACGACAAACATAAAGGTTTACTAGTACAATAGCCTTGCGTTGCGACAGCACACGAATTATATTTATTAtctataaaaaaaataaaattaaTAGCATAATGAGCACATGGTGTACATATAATATATTAAATTGATAAGAACAAATATCACAACCTTAGCCAAAATACCGAAAAAAGTATGAGTTTAATAGGAGCCCAGCCCTTTTTTATAGATAGTTCGGTCGCTCGTCCTCCTTAAGCTAGTGAGGTTGTACTATGTGAGAACGTTGTGTTGTGTGTGGCTTTCTGTTTAGTTGGACTTAGATGGTTTTTCAAGACATCGTTTGTTAGGTGAGGAGTGGAGAAGAGAAAAGACCTACGAGATTGAGTTGTTTCTAAAGACCCGTTTGTTAAGCGAGAAATGAGGAAGATGAAAGGACTACGTGCTTCACACGTGACGCACGCCGTCTAACACGTGAAAttagtgctttaatatagtagataTATGTACACATAAATTATATTCTGTGCTTTTGTGCAAAACGGACACATGTACGCAGGTTGTCCGATTACCGCACATGGATAGTTTAACATTGTTTTTACTTATTCGCAGGGGCAGACGCACGCAGAGCTGAGGGCCCCAGTCAATTTCCCACTATATTATATGTTTCTTATGCTGTTTAGAAGTAAGCCCCCACTCAACCAACGTATGGTCCCCCAGTCACCTCAAGGCAAATACAATCGTGACATTGTTGCACGATACTTCAAATATAAGACATAACTAAAACATAATTTAATATAGTGGGCGTATATAAAACTTGTGTCTTAATATATTCATTTCACTAATCTGAGTATTCAATAGATTAAGTTGATCAATTAGATAGTCATATGGCTTAAGCATAGAGACAAGACACAGTGTCTTTATCAAAATGTCTTAGTTTTTTTACATTTACCCCCTTAGATACGCTAACCAGGCCTGTTTGGTATTGCTCGAGAGCAAAACTCTAAGGTGAAGCTGGCCAGAGCATACCAAACACCCTAACTCTAGATTTGTAAACTCTATGAGGTTTTTAGAACTGCAGTATAATTTTTTGAATTATCTCTTTTGCTACTATGAAAACTAAAAAAAGAGGAGTTTAGAGTTATTTAACTGTCACTGCCACCGGTTATGAGAAACAATCTAAACTCTGGAGCAGAACTGCTCCACCCAGAGTTTTTGACTAGAGTTGATGTAGAGTGAAGCAGACCCATACCAAACTCGCCATAAATACCATCATGACCTCACCTATTTCTCTTCCATCCAAATACGTTTTGTCGTCGGCCCTGTTACCACTTACCAGCTTGTGTGGGTGAATACAATCCTTCTCACAAAAGCCAACGAAGTCCGGAACAAAAGCGAAACGTCGGTCGCCCATAATAAGCCACTCGTCGTTCTCGCCTGCGGCCTGTCGCGCCACTCGCCAGGAGCTGTCGCACGCTGTACGAACCACGGTGGCGCCCCGCCGGCTGCCGCCGCTGCTGTCTTCCAACCCGTGCCGGCCTATTACCAGACACCAGCTTGAAGATTGCTGATTGTATGGTGCTTAACCACGTAAGTCTAGGGCTCAGACTTAAGATTTCAgagtttgttatttttgtttctcTAAATCCTGACGTCATATACCTGCGTACTATTTTTTTTTGGCAAGCTTGTAACTTTTTTGTTAGGAAAATAAAATGGAGAGATTTTTTTTACCAGGACAGCAAATCGCAGTACCAATGTAGGGAGTTCCAGTGGAAATGCACTAGGACATGCACCAAAGCATAACTCTGCACTAGTGCATCAACTAATTGATTTGAGTAAGTGGTGTTTGAATACTAGTGAAATTAACTAGCTAACAAATATCTagttaactattaactaatttattaaaaatagctaatatttgaactattagctaggatGTTTGAATgtcttcaactaattttagccactaactattagctatAGTTCATTCAAAGACCTTCTAAGCTTCCTcgctaaaagaaaaagaatggtggaTTATCACCCTAACCAACATGAGGAGATGAAAAGATAATATTTGTTTTGGGGACCTCATCAGCCTCGCCAATTCAATTTTTCCATATAGAGATATTGGAAGGGACAAGAAGAGGCGGTTCGATCCTAATGAGATCATCATTGTCCATATCTAATGAGATCATCATTGTCCATAGGGATTTATTTGAGCTTCGGTCTCATTTGCTTTATTGAGAAGGAAATATTGGGCTCAATATCTAATGAGATCATCATTGTCCATCGTTTACACAAGACGGAAGGTCGTCGTGCGAAAGAGTTGAAATGTATAGTCACTGCCGGACCACTGTACTAGCATAAATTAAGCCAGAGTTTAGTACAGTTGAGAATTTCAGATGAAGCGATGAAAGAAACACTAGCAAGATGGCGTGCAACCTTCGTCGCTCAACAACGGGTGGCTCAAAATTCCATGGCCCTGATTGCGAAGCCGTACGTCGGAGACTGCGCCGCTGCATGCCCTCGGTCGCAGTACCTCGTAAGCCGTACTAAAGCCGGTAGGGGTCCGGTGGTCTGACTGCTGGCCGCACGTCAGCGTTGCAGCCTTGGTCCTTGGAGAGGATCGGAGCCAGTAGGCAACCTGGCTGCAACTGCATCGCCTGCAGCGCACGGCGAGGCCATACGCCTTTCTCTTCCAGGCCCCCGGCGCCCGGCCCCCGGCCGCTCTGCATCTTTCGGCGCGCCCCTCTCCGCTGCTTGCGTACGCGTAGCGGCCGGCGAGGCCTGCAGGCTGGCTGCTGCACACGCCAGACGATGCATGTGTACAACTACAGTTCTATA
Proteins encoded:
- the LOC100501358 gene encoding uncharacterized protein LOC100501358, producing the protein MTSGFRETKITNSEILSLSPRLTWLSTIQSAIFKLVSGNRPARVGRQQRRQPAGRHRGSYSVRQLLASGATGRRRERRVAYYGRPTFRFCSGLRWLL